A section of the Saccharomyces paradoxus strain CBS432 chromosome XII sequence genome encodes:
- the TUS1 gene encoding Rho family guanine nucleotide exchange factor TUS1 (Guanine nucleotide exchange factor (GEF) that modulate Rho1p activity~similar to YLR425W), protein MYRYNKSSPLERTPEKRVSRHESQRKSIELPKLPPLNTRNSFLDDSDNGTDNISIGWTPISDTQQFQSPVPQAFAFTSKHHVRGNGTSSSESTPKSTKYVKERRPPPPPPLLNSTESIRIDSPVASPRSRSRERSPNKLPFVGDLEERHHVDYMSNHSRILKSPFVNGFSSHSFKSPTDGGKLQAQFSDESDLRCHEREKALPPIPSTTTLLLSPFDEEDSEFFTKPPPPLSTSRNISGHSRVSETLESVYSDSDYTFNNSNARQSSFNSLLGAKPLELAPSITAPTQPFSIQSIDEHKLYQCDNVYQLSAIYEWILKVYFEWYNECVFTKIDLFQIVQLLLEFQMPTNFDQDTIDSNVDNIMASLITQKAVRFDIINDEEVAVVVGGLDIAGIFSELLPCYSFIDNTYGSNNSLICYSNMCTHGQSSGFRKEIKLSEIINKSVGLWTEYWHLTPDDLAEINPREVQRQSFIFDLIILEERSLNMATAAVEIYGKRFDKSLLPDEPEFKALAFDIFEPLIQLHTEFLLTPIFWKLKTRGKFIDGIGKIYSKWCGEAKNIYLNYAKAMATVHEIIMWEKKKKTRFVAWLKEIDNSVEITRSKMYHDVIFFGGFFKSLQNMPVTLRSILKNTDPSMEDYEYLKIVIKDVEKLNFEVNRVHGLAIDHRKLVRFSKQLVLSTNSSNATSYVNVGGSTNVNDGGAIQDKLALGLTYPERKLVLSGTVYKKRDLWLDPTPVYIALLDNCLLITEEISKGESQKYKLIERPIPIDYLSLEKRRIPETNKQPLRNYSQREHKSPMHNFSTPISSMRPLLKSSGNHMSTTYGDRKTSNTEISNANPNTDEFSFKIRNTATGESFKFFTGSVEVLNQWIDAIMESFKRNAENHDLNAFEFTVLSSEFAYFDKDAPVNLPVAPEGSEIDVALKAYAEKVDQDSCSWSKTTRILCCEDVKFEGRIYLFVATTDGVHVKFRDDYSNGFVKILELNDVKRMEANVKLGLLFVLDNRKLCYFSISTVVSRCLAQKTPADEKFIAGIVIRDKVRFFKIADDFGNSKHLFFERKGKIVILTPEFDQLTNKVKYFKFYKEYKLPSSSNNILNNEIEDIAIFRKSFAVCTKKTVILYQDSFEDNGIVLPSFLNDKEMMAHLRHPHLNNLPFKNVIDSKKRPSIESLTEEAKKDIATCKAIPVNFFQISQSRFFALVYDEAVVKINCYGEMSDWRKDILLLDFCCTGASFHGNHLILVGDNLIQIYDLKNVEQDLGELVPIQIIKGKKIKLASSERREKTILALSHPNILNRQLLVACNPVTMADHQ, encoded by the coding sequence ATGTATCGATATAATAAGAGTTCTCCCCTTGAACGGACACCAGAAAAACGAGTAAGTCGTCACGAAAGCCAGCGTAAGAGCATTGAATTGCCAAAACTGCCACCATTGAATACGAGGAACTCCTTTTTAGATGATTCTGATAATGGAACAGACAACATCTCAATTGGCTGGACGCCAATCAGCGATACCCAGCAGTTCCAAAGTCCAGTCCCTCAGGCCTTTGCCTTTACATCGAAACATCATGTCAGGGGGAACGGTACTAGCTCTTCAGAATCTACACCTAAATCAACGAAGTATGTTAAGGAAAGACGGCCACCGCCACCACCACCCCTTTTGAATTCTACTGAATCAATACGCATAGACTCACCGGTGGCTTCTCCCAGATCTCGGTCCCGGGAAAGATCGCCTAATAAACTACCCTTTGTAGGAGACTTAGAGGAACGGCATCATGTGGATTACATGTCTAACCATTCCAGGATCTTGAAATCACCGTTTGTGAATGGTTTTAGTTCACATTCTTTTAAATCTCCAACAGATGGTGGCAAATTGCAGGCTCAGTTCTCTGATGAATCAGACCTCCGGTGCcatgaaagagaaaaagctTTACCCCCAATTCCTTCCACTACTACCCTTTTACTATCTCCTTTTGACGAGGAAGACTCAGAATTTTTTACGAAGCCACCACCGCCTCTATCAACATCCAGAAATATAAGTGGGCATAGCCGAGTATCAGAAACCCTAGAAAGTGTTTATTCTGATTCAGATTATACTTTTAATAACTCAAATGCTAGGCAAAGTAGTTTTAACTCTTTACTGGGAGCCAAGCCATTAGAATTAGCACCAAGCATTACTGCACCGACACAACCGTTTTCAATCCAATCAATCGATGAGCACAAGCTTTATCAGTGTGATAATGTTTACCAACTATCTGCCATTTATGAGTggattttgaaagtttattttgaatgGTATAATGAATGTGTTTTCACAAAAATCGATCTTTTCCAAATAGTTCAATTGCTCTTAGAGTTTCAAATGCCTACGAATTTCGACCAAGATACAATAGACTCAAATGTGGATAATATTATGGCTTCGCTTATCACTCAGAAAGCAGTAAGATTTGATATCATTAACGATGAAGAGGTAGCCGTAGTTGTGGGGGGCCTGGATATTGCTGGTATCTTTTCCGAGCTATTGCCGTGCTATTCATTCATCGATAATACTTATGGTTCTAACAATTCCTTGATTTGTTATTCCAATATGTGTACACATGGACAAAGCTCTGGctttagaaaagaaataaaacttTCTGAAATCATAAATAAATCTGTTGGACTTTGGACAGAATACTGGCACCTGACCCCAGATGATTTAGCAGAAATCAATCCTCGTGAAGTACAGAGACAAAGTTTTATATTCGACTTAATTATCTTAGAAGAAAGATCCTTGAATATGGCCACTGCCGCTGTGGAAATCTATGGGAAACGATTCGACAAATCCCTACTTCCAGATGAGCCTGAGTTCAAGGCATTGGCATTTGACATCTTCGAACCTCTCATACAATTACATActgaatttcttttgacgCCAATATTTTGGAAGTTGAAAACAAGAGGTAAGTTTATTGATGgcattggaaaaatttattcaaaatgGTGTGGTGAAgcaaagaatatatatttgaaCTATGCGAAGGCTATGGCAACAGTACACGAAATAATAATGTgggagaaaaagaaaaagacaaGATTTGTTGCATGGCTTAAGGAAATTGACAATTCGGTTGAAATTACAAGATCGAAGATGTATCATGACGTTATATTCTTTGGGGGATTTTTCAAGTCTCTGCAGAACATGCCTGTAACTTTGCGCTCGATATTGAAGAATACAGATCCTTCCATGGAAGATTATGAATACCTGAAAATAGTAATTAAGGATGTTGAAAAGTTGAACTTTGAGGTCAATCGGGTACATGGATTAGCAATTGACCATAGGAAACTCGTAAGATTTTCGAAACAGTTAGTATTAAGTACTAATAGTAGTAATGCAACAAGTTATGTGAACGTCGGTGGCAGTACCAATGTAAATGACGGTGGTGCCATTCAGGATAAACTGGCCCTTGGCCTAACTTATCCGGAAAGGAAGCTGGTACTATCTGGGACTGTTTACAAAAAGAGGGATTTATGGCTGGATCCAACCCCGGTGTATATCGCATTATTGGACAATTGCTTGCTAATCACAGAGGAAATAAGTAAAGGGGAATCTCAAAAATATAAGCTTATCGAAAGACCTATCCCTATAGATTATTTAAGTCTCGAGAAGAGGAGAATTCCagaaacaaataaacaacCTCTGAGAAACTACTCTCAAAGAGAACACAAATCTCCAATGCATAATTTCTCAACGCCGATTAGTTCCATGAGGCCTTTACTGAAAAGTTCTGGAAATCACATGTCAACGACGTACGGAGATAGGAAAACGAGTAACACTGAGATTTCTAATGCGAATCCAAACACTGAtgaattttcatttaagATCAGAAACACAGCCACAGGTGAATcgttcaaattttttacagGAAGTGTAGAAGTACTTAACCAATGGATTGACGCTATCATGGAATCTTTTAAAAGGAATGCTGAAAATCACGATTTAAATGCCTTTGAATTCACAGTGTTGAGCTCTGAATTTGCGTACTTCGACAAGGATGCGCCGGTAAATCTACCTGTAGCTCCAGAAGGATCAGAAATCGACGTAGCGCTCAAAGCTTATGCTGAAAAAGTGGACCAGGATTCATGCTCATGGAGTAAGACAACGCGGATTCTTTGTTGTGAAGATGTCAAATTTGAGGGTAGAATTTACCTATTTGTGGCTACAACCGACGGTGTCCATGTGAAATTTAGAGACGATTACAGTAATGGCTTTGTTAAAATATTAGAATTAAACGACGTCAAAAGAATGGAAGCTAATGTTAAGCTGGGACTTTTGTTTGTATTGGATAACAGGAAGCTATGCTATTTTAGTATCTCAACTGTGGTGAGCCGTTGCCTGGCGCAAAAAACCCCGGCAGATGAAAAGTTCATTGCGGGAATAGTAATTAGAGATAAGGTAAGGTTCTTCAAAATTGCTGATGATTTCGGTAATTCCAagcatttattttttgaaagaaaggGGAAGATAGTTATATTAACACCAGAATTTGATCAATTGACaaataaagtaaaatattttaaattctACAAGGAGTATAAGCTTCCAAGTTCAAGTAATAACATTCTGAATAACGAAATTGAGGATATTGCCATATTCAGGAAAAGTTTTGCGGTTTGtacaaagaaaacagtCATACTTTATCAAGATTCATTCGAGGATAACGGAATAGTCTTACcatcttttttgaatgataaagaaatgatGGCGCACTTGAGGCATCCtcatttgaataatttaccattcaaaaatgttatAGACTCCAAGAAGCGCCCCTCCATAGAATCGCTTActgaagaagcaaaaaaggATATTGCTACTTGCAAGGCTATACCggtgaatttttttcaaatatcacAGTCTAGATTCTTTGCCTTAGTCTATGACGAAGCCGTagtgaaaataaattgCTACGGTGAGATGTCTGATTGGAGAAAGGATATTCTCCTACTTGACTTTTGTTGTACAGGGGCGAGCTTCCATGGTAATCATTTGATTCTTGTTGGCGATAATTTGATACAGATTTATGACTTAAAAAATGTTGAGCAGGACCTAGGCGAATTAGTCCCCATCCAGATcatcaaaggaaaaaagataaagcTGGCTAGTTCAGAAAGGAGGGAGAAAACAATTCTTGCATTGAGTCATCCGAATATACTTAATAGACAACTATTGGTTGCGTGCAACCCTGTAACCATGGCAGATCACCAATAA
- the TDA5 gene encoding Tda5p (similar to YLR426W), with the protein MNIDCLCHWIVLPLLRYPLLVSLVLRRSLSDSTSICLTVYTLLINAFLIANSYIKRSGQITWKSLHEFKNGIVLVTGGSKGLGRAIVFQLLQDYSNLTILNVDICPSPVRDPRVKDLICDLSDDEEVTALLNLLKRKYKSEIRLIVNNAGVRANFTGFNRIKRENLDKVFKINTFAPLQFIQELAPSRRSTRQCYIINIASILGILTPAKVAAYAASKAALIAFHQSYSFELQNEGVRNIRTLLVTPGQLNTEMFAGFKPPRQFFAPVIDIDTLAARIVSCCESGQRGQLNEPFYCSFAHLLMCIPYSLQRTVRSFTCIDCCLPDE; encoded by the exons ATGAATATAGACTGTTTGTGTCATTGGATAGTTCTGCCGCTACTGCGCTATCCACTTCTGGTATCTCTTGTATTGAGACG ATCTCTCAGTGACTCAACAAGCATTTGTTTAACAGTCTACACACTACTGATAAATGCTTTTCTCATTGCCAATTCCTATATAAAACGTTCCGGACAGATCACCTGGAAGAGTCTTCATGAATTTAAAAATGGCATAGTTCTTGTGACTGGAGGAAGTAAGGGGCTTGGCCGGGCCATAGTATTTCAACTCCTACAAGATTACAGCAACCTGACCATCTTGAACGTCGACATATGTCCATCGCCAGTAAGAGATCCTCGCGTGAAAGATCTAATCTGCGACCTGagcgatgatgaagaggtTACAGCATTACtgaatttattgaaaagaaagtacAAAAGTGAAATCCGGTTGATTGTGAATAATGCTGGAGTAAGGGCAAACTTCACCGGATTCAACCGCATCAAACGTGAAAATCTTGACAAAGTGTTTAAGATAAACACATTTGCACCACTCCAGTTCATTCAGGAATTGGCACCCAGTAGACGCTCGACTAGACAATGCtatatcatcaatattgCAAGCATTTTGGGTATATTGACGCCGGCCAAAGTAGCAGCTTATGCGGCGAGCAAGGCAGCATTGATAGCCTTTCATCAGTCGTATAGTTTTGAATTGCAAAATGAAGGCGTAAGAAATATCAGAACGCTACTGGTGACCCCAGGGCAACTGAATACAGAAATGTTTGCAGGATTTAAGCCACCACGCCAATTCTTTGCTCCTGtaattgatattgatacTTTAGCTGCCAGAATAGTCAGCTGTTGCGAATCAGGTCAAAGAGGACAATTGAATGAGCCCTTTTATTGTAGTTTTGCTCATCTCTTGATGTGCATACCTTATTCGCTACAGCGCACTGTGAGAAGCTTCACTTGTATAGATTGCTGTCTTCCGGACGAGTAG
- the MAG2 gene encoding RING-type E3 ubiquitin transferase MAG2 (similar to YLR427W) codes for MVEPEMQKKASGSSGGSEMDALNAPSNCGKQAVSSNKGNPVRKKKPVNKVSNGRDNAHNYHREGRRKSNKQQRPRASYKETSTKISDQDIDLSIQEEILGGNFKLRGRKTQVSINHLLNFQLPEVEREKSRSSSSKKSNRRRDEHVHLHGDTFVNVNYRLLVDDRFDYPEQSSDPNVPVDQEKILRVIVPKGQNCSICLSEEPVAPRMVTCGHIFCLSCLLNFFSIEETIKNKETGYSKKKKYKECPLCGSIIGPKRVKPVLYEDDFDVTRLNQKPEPGATVNLQLMCKPHGSLLPLPVALHLDPLKCGNFPPASLGSIKHYAHIMKCGVSYSLELYQKDIVAIQEQYEIDKAIYNDSGKFVKQSIENINDQISTLLAATTDMSPLSNDINSGLNNFHFDDDLLTKYDDSSAYFFYQTLVASSTKYFLSPLDVKILLTIFHCYSKFPESMETTIENIHYDTVVTEQLIRRYKYISHLPIGTEIALLDLDWRKIPFLPKNIYEQFVHELKQRRRKFTMKKQKEDKEKKLYEKRLEQEHAEFYRKENGNSLQFEDSVQMTTHYESIVNSPVPFSSLGISKLGPPTNASSVPQKKLPSHTERTIWGTSIAVTEDEKASKENKEFQDMLLQRMRQEGNSDPTHSTNFPPTSNGKRGKKKKGKVMLFSSNHQALG; via the coding sequence ATGGTAGAACCAGAGATGCAGAAGAAGGCAAGTGGTAGCAGTGGCGGTTCCGAGATGGACGCCTTAAATGCTCCCAGCAACTGTGGTAAACAAGCAGTTTCAAGCAATAAAGGGAATCCGgtgagaaagaagaagccaGTGAACAAGGTCTCTAACGGAAGAGATAATGCACATAATTATCACCGGGAAGGCCGCAGGAAAAGTAACAAACAACAGAGACCAAGAGCGTCTTATAAGGAGACGAGTACTAAGATTAGTGATCAAGATATAGATTTGTCTATCCAGGAGGAAATTCTTGGTGGTAACTTCAAATTACGAGGCAGGAAAACTCAGGTTTCCATTAATCATTTGTTGAATTTCCAGTTACCTGAAGTcgaaagggaaaaaagtAGGTCTTCTTCCAGTAAGAAATCAAATAGGAGACGCGATGAGCATGTGCATTTGCATGGCGACACATTTGTCAATGTCAATTACCGTCTTTTGGTAGATGATCGTTTTGACTACCCAGAGCAAAGCAGTGACCCGAACGTTCCGGTcgatcaagaaaagattctAAGAGTCATAGTACCAAAGGGTCAGAATTGCTCCATTTGTCTTAGTGAGGAACCGGTGGCTCCCAGAATGGTTACTTGTGGCCACATTTTCTGTCTTAGTTGTctcttgaactttttttccattgaagaaaccattaaaaataaagagaCTGGAtactcaaagaaaaagaagtatAAAGAATGTCCGCTTTGTGGAAGTATTATTGGCCCTAAAAGGGTCAAGCCTGTCCTTTATGAAGACGACTTTGATGTAACCAGGTTGAATCAAAAACCTGAACCCGGTGCCACAGTAAACTTACAACTGATGTGCAAACCACACGGTTCACTACTACCTTTACCGGTGGCTTTGCATTTAGACCCGCTGAAATGCGGAAACTTTCCTCCCGCAAGCTTAGGATCGATAAAGCATTATGCGCACATTATGAAATGTGGCGTATCTTATTCCTTGGAGCTCTACCAAAAGGACATTGTGGCTATTCAAGAACAATATGAAATTGACAAGGCCATTTACAATGATAGTGGAAAATTCGTTAAGCAGTCAATTGAGAATATCAATGATCAAATTTCGACGCTACTGGCGGCAACCACCGATATGAGCCCGCTTTCTAACGATATCAACAGTGGTTTGAATAATTTCCATTTTGATGACGATCTCTTGACTAAATATGATGATTCGTCtgcttattttttttaccagaCGTTGGTGGCATCGTCTACGAAGTATTTCTTATCTCCACTGGATGTAAAAATCTTACTGACTATTTTCCACTGTTATTCCAAGTTTCCAGAAAGCATGGAGACGACGATAGAAAACATACATTATGACACCGTGGTAACGGAACAATTGATTCGCCGCTACAAGTACATTAGCCATCTTCCGATCGGCACTGAAATTGCCCTTTTAGACTTGGACTGGCGTAAAATACCGTTCCTTCCCAAAAATATATACGAACAGTTTGTTCATGAGCTAAAACAACGTCGAAGAAAGTTCACaatgaaaaagcaaaaggaagacaaggaaaaaaagctatatgaaaaaaggtTGGAACAAGAACATGCCGAGTTCTACAGAAAGGAAAATGGCAACTCTCTTCAGTTTGAAGATTCTGTACAGATGACTACCCATTATGAGTCCATTGTAAACTCTCCTGTACCCTTCAGCTCCTTAGGAATTTCCAAGCTGGGTCCACCAACAAATGCCTCCTCTGTACCCCAAAAGAAATTGCCTTCTCATACAGAAAGAACAATTTGGGGAACATCAATTGCAGTGACAGAAGACGAAAAAGCGTCAAAGGAGAACAAAGAATTCCAAGACATGTTATTGCAGCGAATGAGGCAGGAAGGTAACTCCGATCCCACGCACTCGACAAATTTTCCTCCTACAAGTAATGGTAAAAGGggcaagaagaaaaaagggaaagTCATGCTATTCAGCAGTAATCATCAAGCCTTAGGTTAG
- the CRN1 gene encoding coronin (Coronin~similar to YLR429W), with protein sequence MSGKFVRASKYRHVFGQAAKKELQYEKLKVTNNAWDSNLLKTNGKFIAVNWNASGGGAFAIVPIEEVGKAPDQVPLFRGHTAQVLDTDFDPFNDHRIASSSDDSKIGIWDIPEEYKFHNHVDEDGEPIDIKPVKFLTGHARKVGHVLYHPVAENVLASSSGDYTVKLWNVETGNDMITLKHPDMVTSMSFSYDGNYLATVARDKKLRVWDIREEKIVSEGPAHTGAKNQRVVWLGNSDRLATTGFSKLSDRQIGIWDAFNIEKGDLGGFYTVDQSSGILMPFYDEGNKILYLVGKGDGNIRYYEFQNDELFELSEFQSTEAQRGFAVAPKRMVNVKENEVLKGFKTVVDQRIEPVSFFVPRRSEEFQEDIYPDAPSDKPALTAKEWFSGKSVEGPILVSMRSIYDGSAPSFHEAKRPEQPTTQEAALEDKEEQAKKVEKPIGESKKEVKQEALKSPSPVKAASPSSTINDVLKEDKSINNLLRKSSDIDQVNHAEDPSRDTSGWEEADEEPAPIEIETTVTPTDAKKEQTPFYNNSPASKVLKPEPVSIATDRTQEGSLPQKEKSPEKPKSSEQEKPATHSSSTTAATTTIATSNKEDSSAAKTSPKSLGLKQSVEKLSTLVLQLEDVVDKLMKANLDKDERLFELEQKISELSKLK encoded by the coding sequence ATGAGTGGAAAATTTGTTCGTGCTTCTAAATATAGACACGTCTTCGGCCAAGCAGCTAAAAAGGAACTGCAGTATGAAAAACTCAAAGTAACCAACAATGCATGGGACTCCAACTTGTTAAAAACTAATGGTAAATTCATTGCTGTGAACTGGAATGCTTCCGGAGGTGGTGCATTTGCTATCGTTCCGATCGAGGAAGTAGGCAAGGCTCCAGACCAAGTTCCTCTGTTTAGAGGTCACACTGCGCAAGTCCTGGATACCGATTTTGACCCGTTTAATGATCACAGAATTGCTTCCTCTTCCGATGATTCTAAGATTGGTATTTGGGACATACCAGAAGAGTACAAATTTCATAATCATGTAGACGAAGATGGGGAGCCAATTGATATTAAACCTGTAAAGTTTTTGACAGGACACGCAAGGAAAGTTGGACATGTTCTTTATCATCCTGTCGCCGAGAATGTATTGGCGTCTTCTTCGGGTGACTACACTGTTAAGTTATGGAATGTAGAAACTGGAAATGACATGATTACTTTGAAACATCCGGATATGGTCACATCTATGTCATTTTCGTACGATGGTAATTATCTGGCCACGGTAGCACGAGATAAGAAACTACGAGTCTGGGATAtcagagaagaaaaaattgttagCGAAGGGCCTGCACATACCGGTGCAAAAAATCAAAGGGTGGTATGGTTAGGAAATTCTGACAGATTGGCTACCACcggtttttcaaaattgagTGATCGCCAAATCGGTATTTGGGATGCCTTCAACATTGAAAAGGGAGATTTGGGAGGTTTCTACACCGTTGACCAATCATCAGGTATTTTGATGCCCTTCTATGACGAAGGCaataaaattctttacTTGGTGGGTAAGGGTGATGGTAATATTCGATATTACGAATTTCAAAACGATGAGTTATTTGAATTATCTGAATTCCAATCCACAGAAGCACAGAGAGGCTTTGCTGTAGCGCCAAAGCGAATGGTGAACgtcaaagaaaacgaagTCCTGAAAGGTTTCAAGACTGTCGTTGATCAACGTATCGAACCGGTTTCATTCTTTGTTCCAAGAAGATCAGAAGAGTTTCAGGAAGATATCTATCCGGATGCACCTTCCGACAAGCCAGCTCTGACTGCAAAGGAGTGGTTTTCTGGTAAGTCTGTTGAAGGTCCAATTCTTGTTAGTATGAGATCCATCTATGACGGTTCGGCACCAAGCTTCCATGAAGCTAAAAGACCTGAACAGCCAACAACTCAAGAAGCTGCTcttgaagataaagaagagCAAGCCAAAAAGGTGGAGAAGCCAATTGGCGAGTCCAAGAAGGAAGTGAAACAAGAAGCTCTAAAATCACCATCGCCGGTAAAGGCGGCCTCCCCATCGTCAACAATCAACGATGTGTTAAAGGAAGATAAGTCGATCAACAATTTGTTGAGGAAATCCTCGGATATTGATCAAGTCAATCACGCTGAAGATCCGTCTAGAGATACTTCTGGATGGGAAGAAGCCGATGAGGAGCCAGCTCCTATTGAAATCGAAACTACTGTCACCCCAACGGACGCTAAGAAGGAACAGACACCTTTTTACAATAATTCTCCAGCTTCAAAGGTATTGAAGCCAGAACCAGTATCTATCGCAACAGATAGAACACAAGAAGGAAGCTTACCTCAGAAAGAGAAATCCCCTGAGAAACCTAAGTCTTCTGAGCAGGAAAAACCTGCAACtcattcttcttcaactaCGGCAGCTACGACAACTATTGCTACCAGCAATAAGGAAGACTCATCTGCGGCTAAGACATCTCCTAAGTCGTTAGGTTTAAAGCAATCCGTCGAAAAACTATCTACATTGGTTCTACAATTGGAAGATGTAGTTGATAAATTAATGAAAGCAAATCTTGACAAGGATGAGCGTCTGTTCGAGttggaacaaaaaattagcGAACTATCAAAATTAAAGTGA